Proteins co-encoded in one Kribbella qitaiheensis genomic window:
- a CDS encoding phosphotransferase family protein encodes MTNLSSSERNRLDKALRETARSAGIDPAGAELLRFTMNAVYKLPDPKIVLRMAPIEKVDVVRRVAIVAARLAELRLPTARLAPEFPHAIETASWAATAWTYLPQPPGRRLEQVELARPLRALHSLRTLGCALPEWDPIGRAESRLEAAASAQDEELHQLQVWSADQVGIAFNELVDQLRVRGRELRAAATAAEWQLPISVIHGDAHAGNLLADVDGSALLGDLDSISIGPPEWDLVPAAHGVARFGDPAVQYDQFAAEYGFDLLSSPNWPLLRGIREFQLVTSVIAGLSGRPDVASQLAHRLRSLIRDDIDTVWNRYR; translated from the coding sequence GTGACGAACCTCAGCAGCAGCGAACGCAACCGCCTCGACAAAGCTCTGCGCGAGACCGCCCGGTCTGCCGGAATCGATCCCGCCGGGGCCGAACTACTCCGCTTCACCATGAACGCCGTCTACAAGCTCCCGGACCCCAAGATCGTCTTGCGGATGGCGCCGATCGAGAAGGTCGACGTCGTGCGTCGTGTCGCCATCGTCGCGGCTCGTCTCGCCGAGTTGAGGTTGCCCACGGCCCGCCTGGCTCCTGAATTCCCTCATGCGATCGAGACTGCGAGCTGGGCCGCGACAGCATGGACTTACCTGCCGCAGCCGCCCGGCCGCCGCCTCGAACAAGTCGAGCTGGCTCGGCCACTGCGAGCGCTCCACAGCCTACGAACCCTCGGATGTGCATTGCCCGAGTGGGATCCGATCGGCCGAGCTGAATCCCGCCTGGAGGCGGCAGCCTCCGCGCAAGACGAAGAGCTGCATCAGCTCCAGGTCTGGTCGGCCGACCAGGTCGGAATCGCCTTCAACGAGCTAGTCGACCAACTGCGTGTTCGCGGCCGCGAACTTCGTGCTGCGGCGACCGCCGCCGAATGGCAACTGCCCATCTCCGTCATTCACGGCGACGCCCATGCCGGCAACCTGTTGGCCGACGTCGACGGCAGCGCCCTGCTGGGCGACCTGGACTCGATCAGCATCGGTCCGCCCGAGTGGGACCTGGTCCCCGCCGCTCATGGAGTCGCACGATTCGGCGACCCGGCCGTCCAGTACGACCAATTCGCGGCCGAATACGGATTCGACCTTCTGTCCTCCCCCAACTGGCCGCTGCTGCGAGGCATCCGGGAATTTCAGCTGGTCACCAGCGTGATCGCCGGTTTGTCCGGACGGCCCGACGTCGCCAGCCAGCTCGCTCACCGGCTCCGCAGCCTCATCCGCGACGACATCGACACCGTCTGGAACCGCTACCGCTAG
- a CDS encoding MazG nucleotide pyrophosphohydrolase domain-containing protein: protein MDLTRLSDDVEVISRGYARAHGFTRDETGFLLKLQEEVGELTQAFLMRAGQARSKGNTQQELDDQFGAELADVLCHVVLLARHHGVDLAEQVERKWLVWHPDRSAPTAGGSDPASMITELPS, encoded by the coding sequence GTGGATTTGACGCGGCTGAGTGATGATGTCGAGGTGATCTCGCGAGGCTATGCCCGCGCGCATGGGTTCACCCGCGACGAGACCGGGTTCCTCCTCAAGCTCCAGGAGGAGGTCGGCGAGTTGACGCAGGCATTCCTGATGCGGGCTGGTCAGGCCAGGTCCAAAGGAAACACGCAGCAGGAGTTGGACGACCAGTTCGGTGCCGAGCTGGCCGACGTGCTGTGCCATGTGGTGCTCTTGGCCCGGCACCACGGGGTCGATCTGGCAGAACAGGTCGAGCGGAAATGGCTGGTGTGGCATCCCGACAGGTCGGCCCCCACCGCTGGCGGATCGGACCCAGCGTCGATGATTACAGAGCTGCCTTCATAG
- a CDS encoding SAM-dependent methyltransferase: MTEPTRQAPGLDPEDLKGCCAASYSSDLVALLLGDSYHPGGLALTRRLADGAGIQPGNQVLDVASGRGTSALLVAREYGANVAGVDLSTANVSLAGRRR; encoded by the coding sequence GTGACTGAGCCCACGCGGCAGGCACCGGGGCTGGATCCTGAGGACCTGAAGGGATGCTGCGCAGCGTCATATTCCTCCGACCTGGTCGCGTTGCTGCTGGGCGACTCCTACCACCCGGGCGGCCTGGCCCTCACGCGCCGGCTGGCCGACGGCGCCGGGATCCAGCCCGGGAACCAGGTCCTCGACGTCGCCTCCGGACGCGGCACCTCCGCGCTGCTGGTCGCACGCGAGTACGGCGCTAACGTGGCCGGCGTCGACCTGTCCACCGCGAATGTCTCGCTCGCGGGCCGGCGCCGCTGA
- a CDS encoding molybdopterin-dependent oxidoreductase translates to MATDNPSQPSRETSHRPVPSSQDGFPAGLWRWLARRNPPGPFQARAWRSPLRGPWLTSVFGLVLLIVLPVVIVSGLLSYAAYAPRFGQGNPVDVGWLRLPYFDWPTRPSWLYRLTQGLHVGLGLMLIPIVLAKLWSVVPKLFAWPPARSAAQLLERLSLVLLVGGILFEIATGVLNIQYDYLFGFSFYTAHFYGAWVFIGAFVTHVAFKLPHLIRALRSRSLRSELRTRLADTRPERPDPYGLVAPDPAPPTMSRRGALALVGGGAVLVGILTAGQTLGGVTRRFALLLPRGRDLGDGPNDFQINRTATAANINPASTAADWSLRLLGGPRPVTLTRTQLAAMTQHTATLPIACVEGWSSTQTWGGVRLRDLAQLAGVPHPASAKVMSLEKSGSFNQATLQSNQILHPDSLLALQVNQADLSLDHGYPARVIVPALPGVHNTKWVRSIEFRAT, encoded by the coding sequence ATGGCAACAGACAACCCCTCGCAGCCCAGTCGCGAGACTTCTCACAGACCAGTCCCGTCGTCTCAGGACGGCTTCCCTGCTGGGTTGTGGCGCTGGCTGGCCCGCCGCAACCCGCCCGGACCGTTTCAGGCCCGGGCTTGGCGCAGTCCGCTGCGGGGCCCGTGGCTGACCTCGGTGTTCGGGCTGGTGCTTCTGATCGTGTTGCCCGTCGTCATCGTCTCCGGGCTGTTGTCGTACGCCGCGTACGCCCCTCGATTCGGGCAGGGCAACCCGGTGGACGTGGGCTGGCTGCGCCTGCCGTACTTCGACTGGCCGACGCGACCGTCGTGGTTGTATCGCCTCACGCAGGGGCTGCACGTCGGACTGGGGCTGATGCTGATCCCGATAGTGCTGGCGAAGCTGTGGTCGGTGGTACCGAAACTGTTTGCGTGGCCCCCGGCACGATCGGCGGCACAGTTGCTTGAACGGCTGTCCCTGGTCCTGCTGGTTGGCGGGATCCTTTTCGAGATCGCCACCGGAGTGCTGAACATCCAGTACGACTACTTGTTCGGCTTCTCCTTCTATACCGCCCATTTCTACGGCGCCTGGGTGTTCATCGGCGCGTTCGTCACGCATGTGGCGTTCAAACTGCCCCATCTGATCCGGGCATTGCGGTCGCGATCTCTACGTAGCGAACTGCGGACCCGTTTGGCCGACACCCGCCCAGAACGACCCGATCCGTACGGCCTGGTCGCGCCCGACCCGGCTCCACCCACTATGAGTCGACGAGGCGCGCTGGCGCTGGTCGGCGGAGGGGCGGTCCTGGTCGGGATACTGACCGCGGGCCAGACGCTCGGAGGCGTCACCCGCCGGTTCGCGTTACTGCTTCCCCGCGGTCGCGATCTAGGCGACGGACCCAACGATTTCCAGATCAACCGCACTGCCACCGCCGCAAACATCAACCCCGCCAGCACCGCCGCCGACTGGTCACTGCGGCTGCTCGGTGGACCGCGGCCGGTGACGCTGACTCGCACTCAACTCGCGGCCATGACACAGCACACCGCGACGCTACCGATCGCTTGCGTCGAAGGCTGGTCCAGCACCCAGACCTGGGGTGGAGTCCGGCTGCGAGACCTCGCTCAGCTCGCCGGCGTACCCCATCCGGCCTCGGCCAAAGTGATGTCTCTTGAGAAGAGCGGGTCGTTCAACCAGGCAACGTTGCAGAGCAACCAGATCCTGCATCCAGACTCCCTGCTGGCCCTGCAGGTCAACCAGGCCGACCTCAGCCTCGATCACGGCTACCCGGCACGGGTCATCGTTCCCGCGCTCCCCGGAGTACACAACACCAAATGGGTCCGTTCCATCGAGTTCCGGGCGACCTGA
- a CDS encoding redoxin domain-containing protein, whose protein sequence is MEGGRPIRQLAVGDLVTARSLTPLQGEMTRLPDPAGLVHLQFRRYAGCPICNLHLRQTTQRHAEIAESGVTQIVVFHSTETALRRYGADRFPFAVIADPTKNLYAEFKVEASPHALLHPRAWLAYGRSVTAARSLKGTADRGEQHLGLPADFLIGSTGLVLARKYGRHAADQWSVDELLDLTREHPV, encoded by the coding sequence GTGGAAGGAGGAAGACCAATTCGACAACTCGCTGTGGGCGACCTTGTCACCGCCCGATCGTTGACCCCGCTCCAGGGCGAAATGACGCGGCTGCCGGATCCGGCTGGGCTGGTCCACCTGCAGTTCCGCCGCTACGCGGGCTGCCCGATCTGCAACCTCCACCTACGCCAGACCACCCAGCGCCACGCCGAGATCGCCGAGAGCGGCGTGACACAGATCGTCGTCTTCCACTCCACCGAAACGGCTCTGCGCCGCTACGGGGCCGACCGGTTCCCCTTCGCGGTGATCGCCGACCCCACCAAGAACCTCTACGCCGAGTTCAAGGTCGAGGCCTCGCCTCACGCCCTATTACACCCCCGCGCTTGGCTCGCCTACGGTCGCAGCGTGACCGCTGCACGATCGCTCAAAGGCACCGCCGACCGGGGAGAACAGCATCTCGGGCTGCCCGCCGACTTCCTGATCGGCTCCACGGGCCTGGTCCTTGCCCGCAAGTACGGTCGACACGCAGCTGATCAATGGTCAGTAGACGAACTTCTCGACCTGACCCGCGAGCACCCGGTCTGA
- a CDS encoding HAD family hydrolase encodes MVRPRPEVLVLDVNETLSDLEPMRDRFEQVGLPRYALDAWFAATLRDGFALTAAGAYPPFRDVAADALRSLLASDGPAGTAVAGAVGQILAGFAELPAHPDVSPGLHRIHAAGIRLITLTNGATAISDRMLDAADVLPLLEHRLSVDVPKKWKPHPTPTGTPPTCAMLTRRRWRWSPSTPRMSTVPVGPD; translated from the coding sequence ATGGTCAGGCCGCGGCCGGAGGTTCTGGTCTTGGACGTGAACGAGACCCTGTCCGATCTGGAGCCGATGCGGGACCGCTTCGAGCAGGTCGGCCTGCCGAGGTACGCGCTCGACGCCTGGTTCGCGGCCACGCTGCGCGACGGGTTCGCGCTGACCGCCGCCGGCGCCTACCCGCCGTTCCGCGACGTCGCCGCCGACGCGTTGCGGTCGCTGCTCGCCTCAGACGGGCCTGCGGGGACAGCTGTCGCGGGAGCGGTCGGGCAGATCCTGGCGGGCTTCGCCGAACTGCCGGCACATCCTGACGTCTCGCCCGGCTTGCACCGGATCCACGCCGCCGGCATCCGGCTGATCACGCTGACGAACGGCGCGACCGCGATCTCCGACCGCATGCTCGACGCGGCCGACGTGCTGCCACTGCTCGAGCACCGCCTCTCGGTCGACGTCCCAAAGAAGTGGAAACCGCACCCGACGCCTACCGGTACGCCGCCGACGTGTGCGATGTTGACCCGGCGGCGATGGCGCTGGTCGCCGTCCACCCCTCGGATGTCGACGGTGCCCGTCGGGCCGGACTGA
- a CDS encoding DUF427 domain-containing protein: MLVRANWNGTVLAESADTVVVEGNHYFPPDSLQTGLFSRSRTKTLCPWKGIASYYSVTVDDQTLPDAAWYYPHPTPLARRVKGRVAFGPGIQIESVEAAGRGGREQR; the protein is encoded by the coding sequence ATGCTGGTACGGGCGAACTGGAACGGGACGGTCCTGGCTGAAAGCGCCGACACGGTCGTCGTGGAGGGCAACCACTACTTCCCGCCCGACTCGTTACAGACGGGTCTGTTCAGCCGGAGCCGGACCAAGACGTTGTGCCCGTGGAAGGGGATCGCGTCGTACTACTCCGTCACGGTAGACGACCAGACGCTCCCCGACGCGGCCTGGTACTACCCACACCCGACACCGCTCGCACGCAGGGTCAAAGGCCGGGTCGCCTTTGGGCCGGGCATTCAGATCGAGTCCGTCGAGGCGGCCGGCCGCGGTGGCCGGGAGCAGCGGTGA
- a CDS encoding class I SAM-dependent methyltransferase: MAPDIAGSVSLPAPGVFDVALGGTRTRLHLDDGRSMVLSVARWRAAAGRRDRWLLLRCQGPTVDLGCGPGRLVEALLRKGIPVLGVDCSALAVRYCLLRGAPVLHGDVFAPLPAEGSWRHVVLADGNIGIGGDPVTLLRRATRLLAPGGSILVETGPRRSELWQGHARLQDPSAAGAWFPWAVVGLNAVSELARRAGLRVVATRRGRTRCFAQLAQDDCDERAGRGINAPDHEQG, encoded by the coding sequence GTGGCGCCAGACATCGCCGGGTCGGTCTCGCTTCCTGCGCCGGGGGTCTTCGATGTGGCGCTGGGCGGCACCCGCACGCGTTTGCATCTCGATGACGGTCGGTCGATGGTGTTGTCCGTGGCGCGGTGGCGCGCCGCAGCCGGCCGTAGGGATCGGTGGCTGCTGCTGCGGTGCCAGGGCCCGACGGTGGACCTCGGCTGCGGGCCTGGGCGGCTGGTGGAGGCGTTGCTGAGGAAGGGGATCCCGGTGCTGGGTGTGGATTGCTCCGCGCTGGCGGTGCGTTACTGCTTGCTTCGCGGTGCACCGGTCTTGCACGGCGACGTGTTCGCACCACTGCCCGCGGAGGGATCGTGGCGTCATGTGGTGTTGGCCGATGGCAACATCGGCATCGGCGGCGACCCGGTCACCTTGTTGCGCCGCGCTACAAGGCTCCTTGCTCCCGGGGGCAGCATCTTGGTGGAAACGGGTCCCCGCCGGTCAGAGCTGTGGCAGGGACACGCTCGGCTGCAGGATCCCAGCGCCGCCGGGGCGTGGTTTCCCTGGGCGGTCGTCGGCTTGAATGCAGTTTCCGAACTGGCCCGGCGTGCGGGTCTGCGGGTGGTCGCCACGCGCCGCGGGCGGACCCGATGTTTCGCCCAGCTCGCCCAAGACGACTGCGATGAGCGCGCTGGTCGCGGGATCAACGCCCCTGACCACGAACAAGGGTGA
- a CDS encoding methyltransferase domain-containing protein — translation MSRSRAGAADAAGLSGRATFLHGDAERLPVPDHSFDVVICECALCTFPDKQAAAREFARVLRPGGRVGIADITATPDRLPAELTTLAAWIACVADARPATGPRGYTELLEGAGLRVTSIETHNQEVVRMIDQIDARLQLLRLTAPERLRGLAGDLAIDTGRAGAVLAAARAAVADGTLGYSLIIARKPATDDPAGGHR, via the coding sequence ATGTCTCGCTCGCGGGCCGGCGCCGCTGACGCCGCCGGCCTGTCCGGGCGGGCCACCTTCCTTCACGGTGACGCCGAACGACTGCCGGTGCCCGACCACAGCTTCGACGTGGTGATCTGCGAGTGCGCCCTGTGCACCTTCCCTGACAAGCAGGCCGCCGCGCGCGAATTCGCCCGGGTGCTGCGACCCGGTGGCCGGGTCGGGATCGCCGACATCACCGCGACCCCGGACCGGCTGCCCGCCGAGCTGACCACACTTGCTGCCTGGATCGCCTGCGTCGCCGACGCCCGACCCGCCACCGGCCCTCGCGGGTACACCGAGCTGCTCGAAGGCGCCGGACTGCGCGTGACCAGTATCGAGACCCACAACCAGGAGGTGGTGCGGATGATCGATCAGATCGATGCCCGGCTGCAGCTCCTGCGGCTCACCGCACCTGAGCGTCTGCGGGGCCTCGCCGGCGACCTCGCGATCGACACTGGCCGCGCCGGGGCCGTACTGGCAGCGGCCAGGGCCGCGGTGGCCGATGGGACTCTTGGCTACAGTCTGATCATTGCCCGCAAACCCGCGACAGACGATCCAGCCGGAGGACACCGATGA
- a CDS encoding helix-turn-helix domain-containing protein: MSPRQPDPQWWTSSTHCGRPLREYLAARDIQALFQFLRSRGFSRSAIAAASGLTESRVRNIAQGRTLVTSYDVLVRIADGFGIDRGLLGVGSTASGGPHREVAVDPGAGPGFVGSLAALAVGPAPAELAGYLSSTRPDAATAPSVVSAATVELIRTIRDQHRQIDAAHGGGSCRSSVVSYLTWASGMLASRFETEKVEADFKAVLSDMYQVAGWSSHDLGDHAAARHYLTAGLVLAREINELALIAGGFYRLGRVSIHQGRAQEALRLWQLGQIVAQDSGNLSAVAVLHANEAWAYAMLGSGDRVCDSLARAKEELGRIDADTVPAWARFFLAPADLDGISGVIYGCLAAHQEHRARFAPLAIEHAERAYAKRGPGEERSRTFDAISVATGYILDAQPEPATTAGHTAVDLVVATDSARATDRLRLMASLARGYRSHNGVGGVLERVGSLAAH, from the coding sequence ATGTCACCGCGTCAGCCCGACCCGCAGTGGTGGACGTCGAGCACGCACTGCGGCCGGCCGCTGCGAGAGTATCTGGCCGCTCGCGACATCCAGGCACTGTTCCAGTTCCTGCGGAGCCGCGGCTTCAGCCGAAGCGCCATCGCGGCCGCGTCGGGATTGACCGAGAGTCGGGTGCGGAATATCGCACAGGGACGGACCCTGGTGACGTCGTATGACGTGCTCGTACGAATCGCTGATGGATTCGGTATCGACCGCGGCCTGCTTGGGGTCGGCTCCACCGCATCCGGCGGCCCTCATCGAGAAGTAGCGGTGGATCCCGGCGCCGGTCCAGGTTTCGTTGGGTCGCTGGCTGCATTGGCAGTAGGCCCTGCACCTGCCGAGCTGGCCGGCTATCTGTCCTCCACGAGGCCAGACGCGGCGACGGCTCCCTCAGTAGTGTCCGCGGCGACGGTCGAACTTATTCGCACCATTCGCGACCAGCACCGGCAGATCGATGCGGCCCATGGTGGCGGATCATGCCGGAGTTCGGTGGTCAGCTATCTCACGTGGGCCAGTGGGATGCTGGCGAGCCGCTTCGAGACAGAGAAGGTCGAAGCCGACTTCAAGGCCGTCCTGTCGGACATGTACCAGGTCGCTGGGTGGTCCAGTCACGACCTCGGCGACCACGCGGCCGCTCGACACTACCTGACCGCAGGCCTCGTCCTAGCGCGGGAAATCAACGAGCTCGCCCTCATCGCCGGGGGGTTCTATCGATTGGGCCGGGTATCAATCCACCAAGGGCGTGCACAGGAAGCGCTGCGGTTGTGGCAGCTCGGCCAGATCGTTGCCCAAGACAGCGGAAATCTCTCCGCAGTAGCCGTACTGCATGCCAACGAGGCTTGGGCGTACGCAATGCTCGGGTCCGGCGATCGTGTCTGTGACTCGCTCGCACGAGCCAAGGAAGAGCTCGGCCGCATCGACGCCGACACCGTCCCAGCCTGGGCACGGTTCTTCCTCGCCCCCGCTGACCTGGACGGAATCTCTGGAGTCATCTACGGATGCCTCGCAGCCCATCAGGAACACCGGGCCCGGTTCGCGCCGTTGGCGATCGAGCATGCTGAACGCGCCTACGCCAAGCGTGGACCGGGCGAAGAACGCAGCCGAACTTTCGATGCGATCTCCGTGGCCACCGGCTACATCCTCGATGCCCAACCCGAGCCGGCGACCACGGCCGGGCACACAGCCGTTGACCTGGTCGTGGCCACCGACTCGGCCCGGGCAACCGACAGACTGCGTCTGATGGCTTCTCTGGCCCGGGGATACCGCAGTCATAACGGCGTCGGCGGCGTACTCGAACGCGTTGGATCCTTGGCGGCCCACTAA
- a CDS encoding radical SAM protein yields the protein MVDLAQDRPINAVNLNTNGIRLASDRRFVAALGARNRPGRAVNIYLQFDGLDEATHRAVRGRDLRAIKQRALDNCAEAGLTVTLVAAIERDVNEHEIGPVIRFGLGHPAVRSIAFQPVTHSGRHTVFDPMTRLTNSDILHLIAAQVPEWLRADDFFGVPCCFPTCRSITYLITQGVPGDPDFGLVPIPRLVNVEDYLDYVSNRVLPDDGIREALEKLWSASAFIGTDTSNDRLRQVAEALDCADACGVNLPEAVREINDKTFMIVVQDFQDPYTLNVRQLMKCCVEEITPDGRLIPFCAYNSVGYREQVRAQMSGVPVAGVVPNSINLQPILTDSPYGSKMDGSTTESPQVAPRD from the coding sequence ATGGTCGACCTGGCGCAGGACCGGCCGATCAACGCGGTCAATCTGAACACCAACGGGATCCGGCTCGCGTCCGACCGGCGGTTCGTCGCCGCGCTCGGGGCCCGGAACCGGCCCGGCCGGGCGGTCAACATCTACCTGCAGTTCGACGGTCTCGACGAGGCCACCCACCGCGCCGTGCGCGGCCGGGACCTGCGCGCGATCAAGCAACGCGCCTTGGACAACTGTGCCGAGGCCGGGTTGACCGTGACCCTGGTCGCCGCGATCGAACGCGACGTGAACGAGCACGAGATCGGTCCGGTGATCCGGTTCGGGCTCGGCCACCCGGCCGTGCGATCGATCGCGTTTCAGCCCGTCACCCATTCCGGCCGGCACACCGTGTTCGACCCGATGACCCGGCTGACCAACTCCGACATACTGCACCTGATCGCCGCCCAGGTGCCCGAGTGGCTCCGCGCCGACGACTTCTTCGGGGTGCCGTGCTGTTTCCCGACCTGCAGGTCGATCACCTACCTGATCACCCAGGGCGTCCCCGGCGACCCGGACTTCGGGTTGGTGCCGATCCCGCGGCTGGTCAACGTCGAGGACTACCTCGATTACGTCTCGAACCGGGTGCTGCCCGACGACGGGATCCGCGAGGCCCTGGAGAAACTGTGGAGCGCGTCGGCGTTCATCGGCACCGACACCTCCAACGACCGGCTCCGTCAGGTGGCCGAGGCGCTGGACTGTGCCGACGCATGCGGGGTGAACCTGCCGGAGGCGGTCCGGGAGATCAACGACAAGACGTTCATGATCGTCGTGCAGGACTTCCAAGACCCCTACACCCTGAACGTGCGGCAGTTGATGAAGTGCTGCGTGGAGGAAATCACCCCCGACGGCCGGCTGATCCCGTTCTGCGCCTACAACTCCGTCGGCTACCGCGAACAGGTCCGCGCCCAGATGTCCGGCGTACCGGTCGCCGGCGTTGTCCCCAACTCCATCAACCTCCAACCGATCCTGACCGACTCGCCCTACGGGTCGAAGATGGACGGCTCAACGACGGAGAGCCCGCAGGTGGCGCCCCGTGACTGA
- a CDS encoding cyclic nucleotide-binding domain-containing protein: MADPNERYCLAEGLDALDQRSGGSLPPWAPGQREELADVERAPGGHGADGIWCMAEVDIFADLSATEMEAIAAAAPMKTYPAGDILYSPHQPSQTLFILKKGRVRIFRVAPDGRALTTALLTPGTVFGEMVLLGQQMHDNFAEALDEAVVCVMSRADVHRYLLSDPRISARISEILGRRVAELERRLTDAVYKSVPARIAGTLCLLASEQQKRTLGRGVQIALTHEQIAALTGTSRETTTKVLGEYADRGLLRLGRGKITILDPETIATEAGQ, translated from the coding sequence ATGGCAGATCCGAACGAGCGGTACTGTCTGGCCGAGGGCCTCGATGCCCTCGACCAGCGCTCTGGAGGTTCGCTCCCGCCCTGGGCACCAGGACAACGCGAGGAGCTGGCTGACGTGGAACGTGCCCCCGGCGGTCACGGCGCCGACGGCATCTGGTGCATGGCCGAGGTCGACATCTTCGCCGACCTATCCGCGACGGAGATGGAAGCCATCGCCGCCGCGGCACCGATGAAGACCTACCCGGCCGGCGACATCCTGTACTCACCCCACCAGCCGAGCCAGACATTGTTCATCCTCAAGAAGGGCCGAGTCCGGATCTTCCGGGTCGCACCCGACGGCCGCGCCCTGACCACCGCACTGCTCACCCCGGGCACGGTCTTCGGCGAGATGGTGCTGCTCGGCCAGCAGATGCACGACAACTTCGCCGAAGCCCTCGACGAAGCCGTCGTCTGCGTCATGAGCCGCGCCGACGTCCACCGCTACCTGCTGTCCGACCCGCGCATCTCCGCCCGGATCTCCGAAATCCTCGGCCGACGCGTCGCCGAGCTCGAACGGCGGCTCACCGACGCCGTCTACAAGAGCGTCCCCGCGCGGATCGCGGGCACCCTGTGCCTGCTCGCGTCCGAGCAACAGAAACGGACACTGGGCCGCGGCGTCCAGATCGCCCTCACCCACGAACAGATCGCCGCCCTCACCGGAACCTCCCGCGAAACCACCACCAAGGTCCTCGGCGAATACGCCGACCGCGGGCTGCTCCGCCTCGGCCGCGGCAAGATCACCATCCTCGACCCCGAAACCATCGCCACCGAAGCCGGACAATAA
- a CDS encoding dTMP kinase: MPNRSRPEYTGNRQRHPRVSGRALACLVAADRYHHLDVELRPALRAGRLVLCDRYVASSLVLQRRDGVSLEFIDAINSGADGPDLAVILVADAATIRARLRNRGTSHGRFEETDGTTVELGYYAEAAQHLARRGVDVLTVDVDGHSPGDTAAVITDAIRTRWASLAEPPSDSQQGMTP; the protein is encoded by the coding sequence ATGCCAAATAGGAGCCGGCCGGAGTACACCGGAAATCGGCAACGGCACCCACGAGTTTCCGGCCGCGCGCTGGCCTGCCTGGTCGCCGCCGACCGGTACCACCACCTCGACGTTGAGCTCCGCCCCGCGTTGCGCGCCGGCCGATTGGTCTTGTGTGACCGGTACGTCGCCTCCTCGCTGGTCCTGCAGCGCCGCGACGGCGTATCGCTGGAGTTCATCGACGCCATCAACAGCGGTGCCGACGGCCCTGACCTCGCGGTCATCCTCGTTGCCGACGCGGCGACGATCCGCGCACGCCTGCGGAATCGTGGAACCAGCCACGGGCGCTTCGAGGAGACCGACGGGACCACCGTCGAGCTGGGCTACTACGCCGAGGCCGCGCAGCACCTGGCTCGCCGTGGCGTCGACGTGCTCACCGTCGACGTCGACGGGCACAGCCCGGGCGACACGGCGGCCGTCATCACCGACGCGATCCGGACCCGTTGGGCTAGCCTCGCTGAGCCACCATCCGACTCCCAGCAAGGCATGACCCCATGA